In Fusobacterium sp. SYSU M8D902, a single window of DNA contains:
- a CDS encoding FHA domain-containing protein, whose product MKLERCENGHIYNSAVYKECPYCNSERLEQAEVREEVVAMDKVEIEDEATQSYWANEIAVEPVVGWLVCIDGYDKGKDYKLKTEKNFIGRTPEMDVCIEGDNSISRKNHAIIAYNPKNREFVITPGEGTGIVYVQNEAVYAPLKLNSFDVIEMGTSKFVFVALCGDEFDWKIDK is encoded by the coding sequence ATGAAATTAGAAAGATGTGAAAACGGACATATATATAATAGTGCTGTATATAAGGAGTGTCCATATTGTAATAGTGAAAGACTAGAACAGGCAGAAGTTAGAGAAGAAGTTGTAGCAATGGATAAAGTTGAAATTGAAGATGAAGCAACTCAATCATATTGGGCAAATGAGATTGCAGTAGAACCAGTTGTTGGATGGCTTGTATGTATAGATGGATATGACAAAGGAAAAGATTATAAATTAAAGACAGAAAAGAATTTTATAGGAAGAACACCTGAAATGGATGTATGTATAGAAGGAGATAATTCAATTTCAAGAAAAAATCATGCAATTATTGCTTATAATCCCAAAAATAGAGAATTTGTTATAACTCCGGGAGAAGGAACAGGGATTGTATATGTGCAGAACGAAGCTGTATATGCACCTTTAAAATTAAATTCTTTTGATGTAATTGAGATGGGAACATCAAAATTTGTATTTGTAGCATTATGTGGAGATGAATTTGACTGGAAAATAGATAAATAA
- a CDS encoding FHA domain-containing protein, translated as MRLIKELKLKREIRKYQRKELLKHETKEKKENYILWIVVIIFCFFIAYYYNFSKHILILISAFLMLLLIINLFYCNWKLRRDLELYERSQAVRDSKIIKSIEDKTEIRKNNITHLILKNESGYDIRTWAVGKANSLLIGKTTRMRVDIDLTTTAYSSLISKNHAILNRTDNGWYLEDLGSRNGTGLKRYADNRKIKVGNAPVKVQSGDIIYIATTAILLK; from the coding sequence ATGAGACTTATTAAAGAGCTAAAATTAAAAAGAGAGATAAGAAAATATCAAAGAAAAGAGCTTTTGAAACATGAAACTAAAGAAAAAAAAGAAAATTATATACTTTGGATAGTAGTAATAATATTTTGTTTTTTCATTGCATATTATTATAATTTTTCTAAGCATATATTGATATTAATTTCAGCATTTTTAATGTTGCTTTTGATAATAAATTTATTTTATTGTAATTGGAAACTAAGAAGAGATTTAGAATTATATGAGAGATCGCAGGCTGTAAGAGATTCAAAAATTATAAAAAGTATTGAAGATAAAACAGAAATTAGAAAAAATAACATTACTCATTTAATTTTAAAAAATGAAAGTGGATATGATATTAGAACTTGGGCAGTAGGAAAAGCAAATTCATTGTTAATAGGCAAAACAACGAGAATGAGAGTAGACATAGATTTAACAACAACAGCATATTCTTCGTTAATAAGTAAAAACCATGCCATATTAAATAGAACGGATAATGGGTGGTATTTAGAAGATTTAGGCTCAAGAAATGGAACAGGACTGAAAAGATATGCAGACAATAGAAAAATAAAGGTAGGAAATGCTCCTGTTAAGGTACAAAGTGGAGATATAATTTATATTGCAACGACAGCCATATTATTAAAATAA
- a CDS encoding DnaJ domain-containing protein, which translates to MENLYEILGVSNTATKEEIKKRYRECAKKFHPDKFATASNIEKQKAEEKFTQINNAYSILSDDEKRKEYDKQFMAERKNLKNGGKNSKKSTENKYAGKTESFQEIFEKFTKGDIFGNYFDPEKNKNKADTKLKEKTNDMFEAFFFQGRKKK; encoded by the coding sequence ATGGAAAATCTATATGAGATACTAGGAGTAAGTAATACTGCAACAAAAGAAGAAATAAAAAAGAGGTATAGAGAATGTGCCAAAAAATTTCATCCTGATAAATTTGCTACTGCTTCTAATATAGAGAAACAAAAAGCTGAAGAGAAATTTACACAAATAAATAATGCGTATTCTATTTTAAGTGATGATGAAAAAAGAAAAGAATATGATAAACAATTTATGGCTGAAAGAAAAAATTTAAAAAATGGAGGAAAAAATAGTAAAAAGTCAACAGAGAATAAATATGCTGGAAAAACTGAAAGTTTTCAAGAGATTTTTGAAAAATTTACTAAGGGAGATATTTTTGGAAATTATTTTGACCCTGAAAAAAATAAAAATAAAGCAGATACTAAATTAAAAGAAAAAACAAATGATATGTTTGAAGCATTCTTTTTTCAAGGGAGGAAGAAAAAATGA
- a CDS encoding membrane-associated protease 1 has product MGFRLKIKGETEEILLGMENILEAGYKSDTPDDSDARATDIGVIITVTGKIITPVQGETEDDTRKLAKWSLVSSEKADAYRDLTLEVISGDIMVRSIHLPNAFIVDYTEDYTDKGGIGVFKAIFKQKKEKTTDVTLEGGYASEN; this is encoded by the coding sequence ATGGGATTTAGATTAAAAATTAAAGGAGAAACAGAAGAAATATTACTAGGAATGGAAAATATTTTAGAAGCTGGTTATAAGTCAGATACACCTGATGATTCTGATGCACGTGCTACTGATATTGGAGTAATTATTACTGTAACAGGAAAAATTATTACACCAGTTCAAGGAGAAACAGAAGATGATACTAGAAAATTAGCTAAATGGTCTTTAGTTTCATCAGAAAAAGCAGATGCTTATAGAGATTTAACTCTTGAAGTAATATCAGGAGATATAATGGTTAGAAGTATTCATTTACCTAATGCTTTTATAGTTGATTATACAGAAGATTATACTGATAAAGGTGGAATAGGAGTATTTAAAGCAATTTTCAAACAAAAGAAAGAAAAAACAACAGATGTTACTCTTGAAGGAGGATATGCATCTGAAAATTAG